Sequence from the Candidatus Thioglobus sp. NP1 genome:
GTTTGGTTCATGCCAAAATTAGTAACCTGCGCTGCAGAGTGCCAAGTGGTTCCACTAGTAAGATCATTTCGCTCAACTAGAACAACATCCGCCCAGCCCTCTTCAGTAAGGTGGTATAAGGTGGAACAGCCCGCAATTCCTCCCCCAATAACTACAACCCTGGCTCTTGATTTCATATTAATACTTGATGTGCTTAATAATAAAACTCTAATGTTGAAACTGAAATATCAGAAACATGATCTCTTCCATAAGCAACAATTCCAAAACTCCTAATTTTTTTTGGATCCAAGGCTGTCTCTTTTGACCATCTACGTTCAAATTTATTGAAAGGAAGATCTATCATTTGCCACTCAGAATTTGTCTTAAAAGTAATAGCATAATAGTCCGATGGTGAATAACTTTCATCGGTTCGAATGTGAATATAATATGTTTCTCCATTTCCTCTTACGTTAAGTCGAACGCCTTTGAGATTTTTACCTTCCCTTTCGGAGTTTGC
This genomic interval carries:
- a CDS encoding CIA30 family protein; translation: MITINSKAIAVADLSFPFNADSGNYWQYVSDRVMGGVSDGQVNLEQDGEMFYARLTGNVSTANNGGFIQLRSRVSFANSEREGKNLKGVRLNVRGNGETYYIHIRTDESYSPSDYYAITFKTNSEWQMIDLPFNKFERRWSKETALDPKKIRSFGIVAYGRDHVSDISVSTLEFYY